The following are encoded in a window of Leptodactylus fuscus isolate aLepFus1 chromosome 9, aLepFus1.hap2, whole genome shotgun sequence genomic DNA:
- the SASS6 gene encoding spindle assembly abnormal protein 6 homolog, producing MAQVHELLSREVKVLLRSQDCSERRQTVRICIEQRTASTPVNKKDLVVRMTDDTDPFFLYNLLISEDDFQSLKLQQGLLVDFSAFPQKFIDLIYQCINEENKEVPRFLLQLTSAAVLGISPAQLDVVETNPFKHLTHLSLRLLPANDMEVKTYLATCLKCIKEEKMVLQHKLQKTEDDLTRQLLFAQQSLSEKSSELENLKSDSSSVVTSLKIQHTAELTSEKEKAQQAYAQLQQQCEQQRKEFETSLQKNTQQMQSRLTELEQSNKELLERRYKAESTVRELRAKYQSLEEDLQRAEQKVTSLGRENSALDAECHDKEKEMNRLQTRLAVLEQELKDKDQLVLRSNEVLGATQEQKAVLETSAEKKQVQIGKLEATIKSLSAELLKANDIIKKLQGDLKTLMGKLKLKNAVTVQQEKLIAEKDKSIQEGQRKMVEVQQSLRMKEEEAEKLQEQLQQTEKKLEESKELLKTNENVISWLNKQLNENQSASSNPSSAPFKTTVSPNQMLENRIPLHSSRLNYPLPSSYSAMSYSAPSALHQPSFDVVRPGPRVQYNNPQSKASLPGITQGANKENGESAGLDLKYLKKREGAFPLQGLSQNAAQVTEPHKSSLRMGTQIKTGPPIHSAYFPGQLSSS from the exons ATGGCGCAGGTGCACGAGCTGCTGAGCCGGGAGGTGAAGGTTCTGCTGAGGAGCCAGGACTGCAGTGAGAG GAGGCAGACTGTCCGGATATGTATCGAGCAGCGCACAGCCTCAACGCCTGTTAATAAGAAG GACTTGGTGGTTCGCATGACTGATGATACCGATCCTTTCTTTCTTTACAACCTTCTGATATCAGAAGACGATTTCCAGAGTCTAAAACTCCAGCAGGGCCTCCTTGTGGATTTTTCAGCTTTCCCGCAAAAGTTTATAGATTTGATTTATCAGTGTATCAATGAAGAAAATAAAGAAGTGCCTCG ATTCCTTCTGCAGTTGACGTCTGCCGCAGTCCTTGGTATTTCACCTGCCCAGTTAGATGTGGTTGAAACAAACCCATTTAAGCACCTGACACATCTTTCTCTCCGACTCCTGCCAGCAAATGACATGGAAGTGAAGACTTACCTGGCAACGTGTTTAAAGTGTATTAAG GAAGAAAAGATGGTGTTACAGCACAAACTGCAAAAAACTGAAGACGATCTGACTCGACAGCTGCTTTTCGCACAGCag AGTTTATCCGAGAAAAGTAGTGAACTGGAAAACTTAAAAAGCGACTCTTCCTCCGTGGTTACATCACTAAAGATCCAGCACACGGCAGAGCTCACAAGTGAAAAAGAAAAGGCACAGCAG GCTTATGCTCAGCTACAGCAACAATGTGAGCAGCAAAGAAAGGAGTTTGAGACGTCTCTTCAGAAGAACACCCAGCAGATGCAAAGCAGACTGACCGAGCTGGAGCAGTCTAATAAGGAGCTTCTGGAAAGAAGATACAAGGCTGAGTCTACAGTCCGTGAGCTCAGAGCAAAGTACCAGAGTCTGGAAGAG GATTTACAACGAGCAGAGCAGAAGGTAACATCGCTTGGTAGAGAGAACAGTGCACTAGATGCTGAGTGCCATGACAAGGAGAAAGAGATGAACCGTCTTCAGACACGGCTAGCTGTTCTCGAGCAAGAGCTGAAGGATAAGGATCAGCTGGTACTGAGGAGTAATGAGGTTCTTGGAGCCACCCAAGAGCAAAAG GCTGTGTTAGAAACAAGTGCTGAAAAGAAACAAGTACAGATCGGGAAGTTAGAGGCGACAATAAAATCCCTGTCTGCTGAGCTCCTGAAG GCCAACGATATCATAAAGAAGCTTCAAGGAGACCTAAAGACCTTAATGGGGAAACTGAAGCTGAAGAATGCGGTGACTGTGCAGCAGGAGAAACTTATTGCAGAGAAGGATAAATCCATTCAAGAAGGGCAAAGAAAAATGGTCGAGGTTCAGCAGAGTCTGAGGATGAAAGAGGAAGAG GCAGAAAAACTACAAGAACAGCTTCAGCAAACGGAAAAGAAGTTAGAAGAAAGTAAGGAACTTCTCAAGACAAATGAGAATG TCATTTCCTGGTTGAATAAGCAACTGAATGAGAATCAGTCTGCCAGCTCCAATCCAAGCAGTGCCCCATTCAAGACAACAGTGTCGCCTAACCAGATG TTGGAGAACAGGATTCCTCTCCATAGCTCCCGACTGAACTATCCACTTCCTTCTTCCTATTCAGCCATGTCTTACTCTGCACCTTCTGCATTACACCAGCCCTCGTTTGATGTAGTTCGCCCAGGTCCACGG GTTCAATACAATAATCCACAATCTAAAGCAAGTTTGCCAGGAATAACGCAGGGAGCAAATAAAGAAAA TGGAGAGTCAGCAGGCCTGGATCTGAAGTATCTGAAGAAAAGAGAGGGCGCCTTCCCGTTACAAGGTCTCAGCCAGAACGCTGCTCAAG TTACAGAGCCTCATAAATCCTCTTTGCGTATGGGAACGCAAATAAAAACCGGGCCTCCGATTCATTCTGCATACTTTCCTGGACAATTATCATCCTCTTGA